The following are encoded together in the Chaetodon auriga isolate fChaAug3 chromosome 6, fChaAug3.hap1, whole genome shotgun sequence genome:
- the LOC143322250 gene encoding solute carrier family 23 member 2 — MHLSSEERVELGLKEQGTVNPAFGSKESDEQPQLTVETGEPHTEALEETVDKCRDLVYSLNDRPPWYLCILLGFQHYILAFGGIIAVPLILAEPLCIKDNNVAKSQLISTIFFVSGLCTLLQTTVGTRLPILQGGTFSFITPTLAILALPKWQCPAPKASVMLSTQLQNGTSPLQMENSDEVWMSRMREIQGAILVSSLLQIVLGFSGLVGVVLKYIGPLAIAPTINLIGLSLFIEAGKKSGGHWGIAALTVGLILLFSQYLSKVDVPMIAYKDKKWKVFQYPLFKLFSALFGMCGAWLVCFLLTIFDVLPSKTDEYGFSARTDINLNAVTNSPWFHVPYPGQWGMPTVSVSSVLGMMAGVLASTMESIGDYYACARLSGAPPPPTHAINRGIAVEGIGCILAALWGTGNGTTSYSQNIAALGITKVGSRLVLQMTGILMIVLGIFGKFGAVFITIPDPVIGGMFLIMFGMIAAVGISNLQYVDLNSSRNLLILGFSTFSGLVLPTWFHSNPGIIDTGVKELDQVIVVLFTTHMFIGGFFGFILDNTIPGTDKERGIRSWQDKVQNESTNTCDQSCYDVPFCTCVLKRFRCFQYLPFLPSYKTAQQRTSK, encoded by the exons AGCAAAGAGAGTGATGAACAACCCCAGCTGACAGTTGAAACTGGGGAGCCACACACAGAGGCCCTGGAGGAGACTGTGGACAAGTGCAGAGATTTGGTTTACTCCCTCAATGACAGGCCGCCGTGGTACCTCTGCATTCTGCTCGGCTTCCAG CATTACATCCTGGCGTTCGGTGGCATCATCGCAGTCCCGTTGATCCTGGCCGAGCCCCTCTGCATAAAGGACAACAATGTGGCCAAAAGCCAGCTCATCTCCACCATATTCTTTGTGTCGGGGTTATGTACGCTCCTGCAGACAACTGTCGGCACCAG GTTACCAATCCTCCAGGGTGGGACCTTCAGTTTCATCACTCCGACCCTGGCCATTCTCGCTTTGCCCAAGTGGCAATGTCCAGCCCCCAAAGCATCCGTGATGCTGTCCACGCAGCTTCAGAACGGCACCAGTCCGCTGCAAATGGAAAATTCTGATGAGGTCTGGATGTCACGAATGAGGGAG ATCCAGGGAGCCATTCTggtgtcctctctgctccagaTCGTCCTGGGCTTTTCCGGGCTGGTGGGCGTCGTGCTCAAATACATCGGCCCGCTGGCTATCGCTCCCACCATCAACCTCATCGGCTTGTCGCTGTTCATCGAAGCTGGAAAGAAGTCTGGAGGTCACTGGGGAATAGCTGCTCT CACAGTTGGTCTGATCCTCCTGTTCTCTCAGTATCTCAGCAAAGTCGATGTTCCAATGATCGCTTACAAGGATAAGAAGTGGAAGGTTTTCCAGTATCCGCTCTTCAAGCTCTTCTCT GCTTTGTTCGGGATGTGTGGTGCCTGGCTGGTCTGCTTCTTACTGACCATCTTTGACGTCCTTCCTTCAAAGACCGATGAGTACGGCTTCTCGGCGAGGACCGACATCAACCTCAATGCTGTGACGAACTCCCCTTGGTTCCACGTGCCTTACCCAG GACAATGGGGTATGCCCACAGTGAGCGTGTCTTCAGTGTTGGGTATGATGGCAGGCGTCTTGGCATCTACTATGGAATCAATCGGTGACTATTATGCGTGCGCTCGCTTGTCCGGCGCCCCTCCTCCACCGACTCACGCCATAAACCGAGGTATCGCCGTGGAGGGCATCGGCTGTATCCTGGCTGCGCTGTGGGGAACTGGAAACGGCACAACCTCCTACAGCCAGAACATCGCCGCACTTGGCATTACCAAG GTTGGCAGCAGACTGGTCCTACAGATGACGGGTATTCTGATGATCGTTCTGGGGATCTTTGGAAAatttggagcagtttttatcaCCATTCCAGACCCAGTCATCGGAGGCATGTTCCTCATTATGTTTGGAATGATTGCAGCGGTGGGAATATCAAACCTCCAG tatGTGGACCTTAACTCTTCCCGTAACCTCCTTATCCTCGGCTTCTCCACCTTCAGCGGTCTCGTTTTACCCACCTGGTTCCACTCCAATCCCGGCATCATTGACACAG GAGTAAAAGAGTTGGACCAGGTGATTGTCGTGCTCTTCACCACACACATGTTCATCGGAGGATTCTTTGGGTTTATCCTGGACAACACCATTCCAG GCACTGACAAAGAGCGGGGCATCCGCAGCTGGCAGGACAAAGTGCAGAATGAAAGCACAAACACGTGTGACCAGTCGTGTTACGATGTCCCCTTCTGCACCTGTGTTTTGAAACGGTTTAGGTGTTTCCAGTACCTGCCCTTCCTCCCGTCTTACAAGACCGCCCAACAGAGGACATCCAAGTAA